The Mycobacterium paragordonae genome includes a region encoding these proteins:
- a CDS encoding alpha/beta fold hydrolase — MASLEINGGNVIYEMLGESGDLIALTPGGRFSKDIEGLRPLAEALVDGGYRVLLWDRPNCGSSDVQFYGQSESHMRAETLHKLVTGLGFQQCILAGGSGGARDSMLTTMLYPEMVTKLVVWNIVGGIYGSFVLGSFYIIPSILAVRGTGMDGVIKVSEWRDRIEENPANKQRFLDFDSGDFLKVMLRWLNAFVSKPGQTIPGVEDEMFDRIQVPTLIIRGGENDMDHPKRTSLEVSCLIKGSELIDPPWPEDAWERASEDRAAGRVTHFNMFDTWVQAAPAILEFLDR, encoded by the coding sequence GTGGCGTCGCTCGAGATCAACGGCGGCAATGTCATCTACGAAATGCTGGGCGAGTCAGGCGATCTCATCGCGCTGACACCGGGTGGCCGATTCAGCAAAGACATCGAGGGGTTGCGTCCGCTGGCCGAGGCGCTGGTGGACGGCGGCTACCGGGTGCTGCTGTGGGACCGTCCCAACTGCGGCTCCTCCGACGTGCAGTTCTACGGGCAGAGTGAATCGCACATGCGCGCCGAAACCCTGCACAAGCTGGTGACGGGCCTGGGTTTCCAGCAGTGCATCCTGGCCGGAGGTTCCGGTGGCGCAAGGGATTCCATGCTCACCACCATGCTGTATCCGGAGATGGTCACCAAGCTCGTGGTGTGGAACATCGTCGGCGGCATCTACGGCAGCTTCGTGCTGGGCTCCTTCTACATCATCCCCAGCATCCTTGCCGTGCGGGGCACCGGCATGGACGGCGTCATCAAGGTTTCGGAGTGGCGCGACCGCATCGAGGAGAACCCGGCCAACAAACAGCGGTTCCTCGACTTCGACTCAGGCGACTTCCTCAAAGTGATGCTGCGCTGGCTCAATGCGTTCGTCTCCAAACCGGGCCAGACCATTCCGGGCGTCGAAGACGAAATGTTCGACCGCATACAGGTTCCCACGCTGATCATCCGCGGCGGCGAGAACGACATGGACCATCCGAAGCGCACCTCGCTGGAAGTCTCCTGCCTGATCAAGGGTTCCGAGTTGATCGACCCGCCGTGGCCGGAGGACGCCTGGGAACGCGCGTCGGAGGACCGCGCGGCGGGCCGGGTGACCCACTTCAACATGTTCGACACCTGGGTGCAGGCCGCGCCCGCGATCCTCGAGTTCCTGGATCGCTGA
- a CDS encoding NADH-ubiquinone oxidoreductase-F iron-sulfur binding region domain-containing protein, producing MTTADVAISTVVWPGSPPRLLTDDREDLAAYRERGGYRLLADADELLAEVDASGLLGRGGAAFPLAVKLRAVRANGHSGGSVVIANGEEGEPASVKDRWLLRNRPHLILDGLRLAATLVGASLAYVLVADPDSARSIESALSELDMRDVSIEVFAVQPGYVAGEETAAVQAINGGPAKPTDKPPRPFESGVGGRPTLVSNVETLANLAYIHGHGSAVFRSQGTAQSPGTFLATITGAGVPAVLYEIPHGLPFSELLAKHGVSPDRLRGVLMGGYFAGLVNRRALDTTLDHETIRSIGSGLGCGAISLITDECPVAVAAAVAAYFDRENAGQCGSCFNGTAAMAAAAGALRDGVATTDDLDRLRRWSVVLRGRGACGTLDAACNVAATLLDQFPDEVARHLDGTCGDCSCGAYRAERPYEAIGGS from the coding sequence ATGACCACCGCGGACGTTGCGATCAGCACGGTCGTCTGGCCGGGCTCGCCACCCCGACTGCTCACCGACGACCGCGAAGATCTGGCCGCATACCGCGAGCGCGGTGGCTACCGGCTACTCGCGGACGCCGATGAGTTGCTGGCCGAGGTGGACGCCAGCGGGCTGCTGGGCCGCGGCGGCGCGGCCTTTCCGCTTGCGGTGAAACTGCGTGCGGTACGCGCCAATGGTCACTCCGGCGGCTCGGTTGTGATTGCGAACGGCGAAGAGGGCGAACCCGCCTCGGTCAAAGACCGCTGGCTGCTGCGCAACCGGCCGCACCTGATCCTGGACGGGCTGCGACTGGCGGCGACACTGGTCGGCGCCAGCCTCGCCTATGTCCTTGTCGCTGACCCGGACTCGGCACGCAGCATCGAGTCGGCTCTGAGCGAACTCGACATGCGCGACGTCAGCATCGAGGTGTTCGCGGTGCAGCCGGGCTACGTTGCCGGCGAGGAAACCGCGGCCGTGCAGGCCATCAACGGCGGTCCGGCCAAGCCGACCGACAAGCCGCCACGCCCTTTCGAATCCGGTGTCGGCGGACGTCCCACGTTGGTGAGCAACGTCGAGACGCTGGCGAATCTGGCCTACATCCACGGCCACGGCTCAGCGGTATTTCGCTCGCAGGGCACGGCACAGTCACCGGGGACTTTCCTGGCCACCATCACCGGCGCCGGCGTCCCGGCCGTCCTCTACGAGATCCCGCACGGCCTGCCGTTCTCCGAACTGCTTGCCAAGCACGGCGTTTCGCCGGACAGACTGCGTGGCGTCCTGATGGGAGGGTACTTCGCGGGCCTGGTCAACCGGCGGGCGCTGGACACCACGCTGGATCATGAGACGATCCGCAGCATCGGCAGCGGACTGGGTTGCGGCGCAATCTCGTTGATCACCGACGAATGCCCGGTCGCGGTCGCGGCCGCGGTCGCCGCGTATTTCGACCGTGAGAACGCCGGGCAATGTGGTTCGTGCTTCAACGGCACCGCGGCCATGGCGGCCGCGGCCGGGGCACTGCGCGACGGTGTGGCGACGACTGACGACCTCGACCGGCTGCGGCGCTGGTCGGTGGTGCTCCGGGGCCGCGGCGCCTGCGGCACCCTGGATGCCGCCTGCAACGTCGCCGCCACCCTGCTCGACCAGTTTCCCGACGAGGTGGCACGCCATCTCGACGGAACCTGCGGCGACTGCAGCTGCGGCGCATACCGCGCCGAACGCCCCTACGAGGCGATCGGGGGATCGTGA
- a CDS encoding ferredoxin, with translation MKIRLDRTVCDGFGLCGKHAPGYFSLDDWGYACLTGDGTVPDEDHDKVMRALLDCPVHAITEIGEPKPSIPHPALHDEDDPASHVKTEHNEAEWGFIR, from the coding sequence GTGAAAATCCGACTGGACCGCACCGTTTGTGACGGTTTCGGGTTGTGCGGCAAGCATGCCCCCGGCTACTTCTCGCTCGACGACTGGGGCTACGCGTGTCTGACCGGAGACGGCACCGTGCCGGACGAAGACCACGACAAGGTGATGCGGGCGCTCCTGGACTGCCCGGTGCACGCCATCACCGAGATCGGCGAACCCAAACCGAGCATCCCGCACCCCGCACTGCACGATGAGGACGATCCCGCCTCGCACGTCAAGACCGAGCACAACGAAGCGGAATGGGGATTCATCCGTTGA
- a CDS encoding SDR family NAD(P)-dependent oxidoreductase, with the protein MGIHPLTSRCAGRTALVTGSSRGLGKAIAQRLAAEGATVALTGRTMDPDPKYQGSLRETLAEIEAAGGSAIAVQADLSHTEDRERLFAEVVDRIGAPDILVNNAAVTFLRPLADFPERRVRLMMEMHVLAPLHLTQLSIPAMRERRRGWVLNVTSVGGDLPGGPPFDEFDRNAGFGVYGTVKAALNRLTKSLAAELYDDGIAVNAAAPSKPVATPGAGTLDLAKTDTEDIELITQTALELCTGDPATLTGRIAHTQPFLREIGWLS; encoded by the coding sequence ATGGGGATTCATCCGTTGACGAGCCGCTGCGCGGGGCGGACCGCCCTGGTCACCGGCAGCAGCAGGGGTCTGGGCAAAGCGATCGCGCAGCGGTTGGCCGCTGAGGGCGCGACGGTGGCGCTGACCGGCCGGACCATGGATCCGGACCCGAAATACCAAGGCTCGCTGCGGGAGACGCTCGCCGAGATCGAAGCGGCCGGCGGATCGGCCATCGCGGTCCAGGCGGATCTGTCGCACACCGAGGACCGCGAGCGCCTGTTCGCCGAGGTCGTCGATCGCATTGGCGCGCCCGACATTCTGGTCAACAACGCCGCGGTCACCTTCCTGCGGCCACTCGCGGATTTCCCGGAACGACGGGTACGCCTCATGATGGAGATGCATGTGCTGGCGCCGCTGCATCTGACGCAGCTGAGTATTCCCGCGATGCGCGAGCGCCGCCGCGGCTGGGTGTTGAACGTGACGTCGGTGGGCGGCGATCTTCCGGGTGGTCCGCCCTTCGACGAGTTCGACCGCAACGCGGGATTCGGCGTCTACGGCACGGTCAAGGCCGCGCTGAACCGGTTGACGAAAAGCCTTGCAGCGGAACTTTATGACGATGGCATCGCCGTCAACGCCGCCGCACCGTCCAAACCGGTCGCTACACCGGGCGCGGGCACCCTCGATCTGGCGAAGACCGACACCGAGGACATCGAGCTGATCACACAGACCGCGCTGGAACTGTGCACCGGTGACCCGGCGACGCTGACCGGCCGCATCGCGCACACCCAGCCGTTCCTGCGCGAAATCGGATGGCTGAGCTGA
- a CDS encoding phosphotransferase family protein, giving the protein MAELSIAELGGRLDIEGLHPLTGGASSLTYAGRLAGEQVVVKVAPAGVEPIGHRDVLRQCRIIKALAPTPVPVPRVLLEDPGDPPEVPPLFVMSRVDGDSPEPLFDLGAADQPETLLANRFRDAAETMARLHRMEPAAVGLAAEPVIGPEAEIDRWCRTLETVDPALAPGWPDVRDALRAALPAPLRPRLVHGDFRLGNLLAVGDRITAVIDWEIWSVGDPRVDVGWFLINSDPQTYRRATRDVGVTPAELAAVYQSALGYSVPDLDWFQALACFKSVATWALIVKHNRRRPRPDAELEAMSKTLPHLLSRAQAYL; this is encoded by the coding sequence ATGGCTGAGCTGAGCATCGCGGAATTGGGTGGCCGGCTCGACATCGAGGGCCTGCACCCGCTGACCGGTGGCGCATCCAGCCTGACCTACGCCGGGCGGCTGGCGGGCGAGCAGGTGGTGGTGAAGGTGGCGCCTGCCGGAGTGGAACCGATCGGCCATCGCGATGTGCTGCGCCAGTGCCGCATCATCAAAGCACTTGCCCCCACACCGGTGCCGGTACCGCGCGTGCTGCTGGAGGACCCCGGCGATCCGCCGGAAGTACCGCCGCTGTTCGTGATGTCGCGGGTCGACGGGGACTCACCGGAGCCGTTGTTCGATCTCGGTGCCGCCGATCAGCCGGAAACGCTGCTGGCGAATCGTTTTCGCGATGCCGCCGAGACGATGGCGCGGCTGCATCGGATGGAGCCCGCGGCAGTCGGGCTGGCGGCCGAGCCGGTCATCGGGCCGGAAGCCGAAATCGACCGCTGGTGCCGGACGTTGGAGACCGTCGACCCGGCGCTGGCGCCGGGATGGCCCGACGTCCGCGACGCGTTGCGCGCCGCGCTGCCGGCACCGCTGCGGCCCAGGTTGGTACACGGCGACTTTCGGCTCGGCAACCTGCTCGCCGTCGGAGACCGGATCACCGCCGTGATCGACTGGGAGATCTGGTCGGTGGGCGACCCGCGTGTCGATGTGGGCTGGTTCTTGATCAACAGCGATCCGCAGACCTATCGGCGCGCCACCCGCGACGTGGGGGTGACTCCGGCCGAGTTGGCGGCCGTTTACCAATCGGCACTGGGTTATTCAGTCCCCGATCTCGACTGGTTCCAGGCGTTGGCCTGCTTTAAATCGGTGGCGACGTGGGCACTGATCGTCAAGCACAACCGTCGGCGACCCCGGCCCGATGCCGAGCTGGAGGCGATGTCGAAGACCCTGCCCCACTTGCTGTCCCGCGCCCAGGCCTACCTCTGA
- a CDS encoding acyl-CoA dehydrogenase family protein — MPWDFSTDPEWAAQLAWVDDFVRSECEPVDLLVKESHDLNDPVRQALIPPLQKIVKERGLWATHLGSHLGGPGYGQLKLALLNEILGRSECAPIVFGSQAPDSGNSEILAHYGTPELKKRYLEPLLDNRIVSCFSMTEPQGGADPKVFTTSAVQDGDDWIINGEKWFSSFASMASFLIVMAVTDPEAPPYERHSMFVVPGETAGIRVLRDVGLGYQPLGGGREGYVRYENVRVPADHMLGPRGGAFVVAQTRLGGGRIHHAMRTVGLVRRIFDMLCERAVSRHTQGQMLGDKQLVQEMIADSWMEIEAFRLLTLQTAWKIDQHNDYKAVRADISAVKAMMQKVLHDVSARALQVHGSLGTTHEMPFVQHLVESFVLGLADGPTEVHKTVLARLLLKEYKPAPDLFPSEHLLRLREAAEQKFAAQLAGIR, encoded by the coding sequence GTGCCGTGGGACTTTTCAACTGATCCCGAGTGGGCGGCGCAGCTCGCCTGGGTGGACGATTTCGTGCGCTCGGAGTGTGAGCCCGTCGACCTCCTTGTGAAGGAATCTCACGATCTCAACGATCCCGTGCGCCAGGCCCTGATACCGCCGCTGCAGAAGATCGTCAAGGAACGTGGCCTGTGGGCCACCCATCTCGGTTCGCATCTGGGCGGGCCGGGCTACGGGCAGCTGAAACTGGCGCTGCTCAACGAGATTCTCGGCCGCTCGGAGTGCGCGCCGATCGTATTCGGTTCCCAGGCACCGGATTCCGGCAACAGCGAGATCCTGGCCCACTACGGTACGCCGGAGCTCAAGAAGCGATACCTGGAACCGTTGCTGGACAACCGCATCGTGTCCTGCTTCTCGATGACCGAGCCGCAGGGCGGCGCCGACCCCAAGGTGTTCACCACGTCTGCCGTGCAGGACGGTGACGACTGGATCATCAACGGCGAGAAATGGTTCTCGTCTTTCGCGTCGATGGCGTCCTTCCTGATCGTCATGGCCGTCACCGACCCCGAAGCTCCGCCTTATGAACGTCATTCGATGTTCGTGGTTCCCGGCGAGACGGCAGGAATTCGCGTACTGCGCGACGTCGGACTGGGCTATCAGCCCCTCGGCGGTGGCCGCGAAGGCTACGTACGTTACGAGAACGTCCGGGTCCCCGCCGACCACATGCTCGGGCCGCGGGGCGGGGCATTCGTGGTCGCCCAGACCCGGTTGGGCGGCGGCCGTATCCATCACGCGATGCGCACCGTGGGTCTGGTGCGCCGCATCTTCGACATGCTCTGCGAGCGCGCGGTTTCCCGTCACACCCAGGGGCAAATGCTCGGCGACAAGCAGCTCGTCCAGGAGATGATCGCGGACTCGTGGATGGAGATCGAGGCGTTCCGGCTGCTGACGCTGCAGACGGCCTGGAAGATCGATCAGCACAACGACTACAAGGCCGTGCGAGCCGACATTTCGGCAGTCAAGGCGATGATGCAGAAGGTCCTGCACGACGTGTCGGCGCGGGCTTTGCAGGTGCACGGGTCGCTGGGCACCACCCACGAGATGCCTTTCGTGCAACACCTGGTGGAATCGTTTGTGCTCGGTCTGGCCGACGGGCCGACCGAAGTGCACAAGACGGTGTTGGCCCGGCTGCTGCTCAAGGAGTACAAGCCGGCACCGGACCTGTTCCCCTCCGAACACCTGCTGCGGCTGCGGGAAGCCGCCGAACAGAAGTTCGCCGCGCAACTTGCGGGGATCAGGTGA
- a CDS encoding enoyl-CoA hydratase/isomerase family protein — MSVVQQAPSSGVAVIRLNRPERLNAINHAMLADLTKAFADLPADTRAVVLTGEGRGFCSGLDVRDFGSGIPEADDPAIDRLRFQQAMAALPQAIRDLPQPVIAAVNGPCVGAGLALCLAADIRICSTTAKFGNAAILLGLSGAEMGMSYHLPRIVGTSVAADWMLTGRTVSAEEADRRGLVSQLVAPEELEDRALELAGQIAGLTTLGVQLTKRALQVNTDAPGLGPAIELENRNQVLSHATDEAAALRRRWSER, encoded by the coding sequence GTGAGTGTGGTTCAGCAGGCACCGAGTTCCGGTGTGGCGGTGATCCGGCTGAACCGCCCGGAGCGGTTGAACGCGATCAACCACGCGATGCTGGCGGACCTCACCAAGGCGTTTGCGGATCTCCCCGCCGACACGCGGGCGGTGGTGCTCACCGGCGAGGGCCGCGGCTTCTGCTCCGGGCTCGATGTGCGCGACTTCGGCAGCGGGATCCCGGAGGCCGACGATCCGGCCATCGACCGGCTGCGATTTCAGCAGGCGATGGCCGCGCTGCCGCAGGCGATCCGGGACCTGCCGCAGCCGGTGATCGCGGCGGTCAACGGGCCGTGCGTCGGCGCGGGGCTGGCGTTGTGCCTCGCGGCCGACATCCGGATCTGTTCGACGACAGCGAAATTCGGAAACGCGGCCATCTTGTTGGGGCTCTCGGGTGCCGAGATGGGGATGAGCTACCACCTGCCGCGCATTGTCGGCACCAGTGTCGCCGCGGACTGGATGCTCACCGGCCGGACCGTGTCCGCCGAGGAGGCCGACCGCCGTGGGTTGGTGAGCCAGCTGGTAGCGCCGGAGGAGTTGGAAGACCGCGCGCTCGAGTTGGCGGGACAAATCGCCGGTCTCACCACGCTCGGCGTCCAGCTGACAAAGCGTGCGCTGCAAGTGAATACGGATGCCCCGGGCCTGGGCCCGGCGATCGAACTGGAGAACCGCAACCAGGTGCTCAGTCATGCCACCGACGAGGCCGCCGCGCTTCGCCGCCGGTGGTCTGAGCGCTGA
- a CDS encoding thiolase C-terminal domain-containing protein: MSAAPGRPLPQLTDENEFFWTSGADGVLRFQECQGCQSLIHPPAPVCRYCRGRDIGVREVSGRATLAGFTVNHRFSVPGMPAPYVIAQVAIVEDPRVRLTTNIIDSDPEELELGQAVEVVFEHIEDVWLPLFRPVPGGEPAPLPEDEIAPERFGEYVRPMLTTEKFEDKVALTGIGMSPIGRRQMVPALSLTVQACEAAIADAGLTFADIDGLSTYPGGGNFGGFGEGGVTALEAALGIRPTWHNGGMETFGPGGSVIAAMLAVSAGLARHVLCFRTLWEATFNELMKQGKIIPSGGRTAGWQMPFGATSAAHTLAMNAQRHFHRYGTTKETLGWIALNQRANAALNPTAIYRDPMTMDDYLNARPITTPFGLYDCDVPCDGAIAVIVSAVDAARDVAKPPVLVEAVGTQIIERIDWDQSTLTHEPQVLGQAAHLWTRTSLRPSDVDVAELYDGFTMNCLSWIEALGFCGIGEAREFLDGGKNIARDGVIPLNTHGGQLSHGRTHGMGLLHEAVTQLRGEAGERQVADARVGVVSSGGLTPSGVILLRSGL, from the coding sequence GTGTCAGCAGCACCGGGACGCCCGCTGCCCCAGCTCACGGACGAGAATGAGTTCTTCTGGACTTCAGGCGCCGACGGCGTCTTGCGGTTCCAGGAGTGCCAGGGCTGCCAGTCGTTGATCCATCCGCCTGCGCCGGTGTGCCGCTACTGCCGCGGGCGCGACATCGGCGTGCGTGAGGTCTCCGGCAGGGCGACGCTGGCCGGGTTCACCGTGAACCACCGCTTCAGCGTGCCGGGGATGCCGGCGCCCTACGTCATCGCCCAGGTCGCCATCGTCGAGGACCCCCGAGTTCGGTTGACTACCAACATCATCGACTCCGATCCCGAGGAACTGGAACTCGGCCAGGCCGTCGAGGTGGTGTTCGAACACATCGAAGACGTGTGGCTGCCGCTGTTTCGTCCCGTCCCGGGCGGTGAGCCCGCCCCGCTGCCAGAAGACGAGATCGCACCGGAACGCTTCGGCGAGTACGTCCGGCCGATGCTGACCACCGAGAAGTTCGAGGACAAGGTCGCACTGACCGGGATCGGCATGTCGCCGATCGGTCGCCGGCAGATGGTGCCCGCCCTGTCACTGACGGTTCAGGCCTGCGAGGCCGCGATCGCCGATGCCGGACTGACCTTCGCCGACATCGACGGCCTGTCCACCTATCCCGGTGGCGGCAATTTCGGCGGCTTCGGCGAGGGCGGGGTCACCGCGTTGGAAGCGGCCCTCGGCATTCGGCCGACCTGGCACAACGGCGGCATGGAGACCTTCGGCCCCGGCGGGTCGGTGATCGCCGCCATGCTCGCCGTCTCCGCCGGCCTGGCGCGTCATGTGCTGTGTTTCCGGACGTTGTGGGAAGCCACCTTCAACGAGCTGATGAAGCAGGGCAAGATCATCCCGTCCGGCGGCCGCACCGCCGGCTGGCAGATGCCATTTGGGGCCACGTCCGCAGCACACACCTTGGCGATGAACGCGCAGCGGCACTTTCACCGGTACGGCACCACCAAAGAGACGCTGGGCTGGATCGCCCTGAACCAGCGCGCCAACGCCGCACTCAATCCCACTGCCATCTACCGCGACCCGATGACCATGGACGACTACCTCAACGCGCGGCCCATCACCACGCCGTTCGGCCTCTACGACTGCGACGTGCCGTGCGACGGCGCGATCGCCGTCATCGTCTCCGCCGTCGACGCCGCCCGCGATGTGGCCAAACCGCCCGTTCTGGTCGAGGCGGTGGGCACCCAGATCATCGAACGCATCGACTGGGACCAGAGCACGCTCACCCACGAGCCGCAGGTGCTGGGCCAGGCGGCGCACCTGTGGACCCGAACGTCGCTGCGCCCCAGCGACGTCGACGTGGCAGAGCTCTACGACGGGTTCACCATGAACTGCCTGTCCTGGATCGAGGCGCTCGGGTTCTGCGGCATCGGCGAAGCCCGGGAGTTCCTGGACGGCGGCAAGAACATCGCCCGCGACGGTGTCATTCCGCTCAACACGCACGGTGGACAGCTCTCGCACGGCCGCACCCATGGCATGGGTCTGCTGCACGAGGCCGTCACGCAGTTGCGCGGCGAGGCCGGCGAACGGCAGGTCGCCGACGCCCGGGTGGGCGTGGTGAGCAGCGGCGGCCTGACGCCCAGCGGTGTGATCCTGCTGCGGAGCGGGTTGTGA
- a CDS encoding alpha/beta hydrolase, translating into MSGVIAEADEPKAVIVAIHGGGTTAVYFDCPGHPELSLLRLGSELGYTVIALDRPGHGSSAPYPEAVQTPEQRVDLAYGAIERILGERSRGAGLFVLGHSGGCELATRMAADDRGAALLGLELGGTGRRYHDAAKEIMKAAAVKERPPGTRELLWEPMRLYPPDILRGVTNSATSPPYERDVAVNWPHRYFPELAPAVRAPVRFSIGEHDRVYRGDDENLAEIAQMFSQAPVFTSNRHPDAGHNLSLGLNAADYHRGVFAFVDECAAGPASTVKPASRSDSSVKPASHSAGEDGEAGVG; encoded by the coding sequence ATGTCCGGGGTGATCGCCGAGGCCGACGAGCCCAAGGCCGTCATCGTGGCGATCCACGGCGGCGGCACCACAGCCGTCTACTTCGACTGCCCGGGCCATCCCGAATTGTCTTTGCTGCGGCTGGGTTCGGAGCTGGGTTACACGGTGATCGCACTGGATCGGCCGGGCCACGGCAGTTCAGCGCCGTATCCGGAGGCGGTGCAGACACCCGAGCAGCGTGTCGATCTCGCCTACGGTGCCATCGAACGCATTCTCGGTGAGCGGTCGCGCGGCGCGGGATTGTTCGTGCTGGGCCATTCCGGCGGGTGTGAGCTGGCGACCCGGATGGCGGCCGACGACCGGGGCGCCGCACTGCTGGGCCTGGAACTGGGCGGGACCGGCAGGCGCTACCACGACGCCGCCAAGGAGATCATGAAAGCGGCCGCGGTGAAGGAGCGTCCACCCGGCACCCGCGAGCTGCTGTGGGAGCCGATGCGGCTGTATCCGCCCGACATCCTGCGCGGCGTCACGAACTCGGCGACGTCCCCGCCCTATGAGCGGGACGTGGCGGTGAACTGGCCGCACCGCTACTTCCCGGAACTGGCACCTGCGGTGCGGGCGCCGGTGCGGTTCAGCATCGGCGAGCACGACCGGGTGTATCGGGGCGACGACGAGAATCTGGCCGAAATCGCTCAGATGTTCTCCCAGGCACCCGTTTTCACCAGCAACCGGCATCCCGACGCGGGCCACAACCTCAGCCTCGGCCTCAACGCGGCCGACTACCACCGCGGGGTGTTCGCGTTCGTCGACGAGTGTGCGGCGGGGCCTGCCTCGACCGTGAAGCCAGCTTCACGGTCGGACTCGAGCGTGAAGCCGGCTTCACACTCGGCGGGCGAGGACGGCGAGGCGGGGGTGGGGTGA
- a CDS encoding cytochrome P450 produces the protein MTKSKVTFDPFSEDFFNGAWDTYRRMQEEAPVYYSEEYDFYALTRHADVAAGLKNFETYSSAFGIDLSMVRTGKPPEQKSIIFMDPPDHRHMRSLLNKVFTPRAIQSQREMVGEKIDKYLNLVDPDRFDVVQDFSGPFPVEVITTMLGVPEEHAQRVRHLIDESLHREPGQVEVGERGMQANIETGMLYYGLLQERRAEPQDDLFTKLINAEIEREDGQMTKLDDIEIAGFATLLGGAGAETVTKLVGNAPVVFARFPEQWQKLLDDRSKIPAAVEELLRYEAPSQYQVRCSVKDVELHGVTIPAMKPVFLINAAANRDPSAWTDPDEFDIDRDRHEALNLSFGYGIHSCLGAALARMESCIALEKLLDFMPRYEVDWENCNRVHMQNVAGWKNVPVRVLP, from the coding sequence ATGACCAAGTCGAAGGTCACCTTCGATCCGTTCTCCGAGGACTTCTTCAACGGCGCCTGGGATACGTATCGGCGCATGCAGGAAGAGGCGCCGGTCTATTACAGCGAGGAGTACGACTTCTATGCCCTGACCCGTCATGCCGACGTGGCCGCGGGCCTGAAGAACTTCGAGACGTATTCCTCGGCCTTCGGGATCGACCTGTCGATGGTGCGGACCGGCAAGCCGCCGGAGCAGAAGTCGATCATCTTCATGGACCCACCGGATCACCGGCACATGCGCAGCCTGCTCAATAAAGTCTTTACACCGCGCGCCATTCAGTCCCAGCGGGAGATGGTCGGCGAGAAGATCGACAAGTATCTCAACCTGGTCGATCCGGACCGATTCGATGTGGTGCAGGACTTCTCGGGGCCGTTCCCGGTCGAGGTGATCACCACGATGCTCGGGGTCCCCGAAGAACACGCGCAGCGGGTGCGTCACCTGATCGACGAGTCGCTGCACCGCGAGCCGGGGCAGGTCGAGGTCGGCGAGCGCGGCATGCAGGCGAACATCGAGACCGGGATGCTGTATTACGGCCTGCTGCAGGAACGTCGCGCCGAACCGCAGGACGACCTGTTCACCAAGCTGATCAACGCCGAGATCGAGCGCGAAGACGGTCAGATGACCAAGCTCGACGACATCGAGATTGCCGGATTCGCAACCCTATTGGGTGGCGCCGGCGCGGAGACGGTGACCAAGCTGGTGGGCAACGCGCCGGTGGTGTTCGCGCGGTTCCCCGAGCAGTGGCAGAAGCTGCTCGACGACCGCAGCAAGATCCCCGCGGCGGTCGAGGAGTTGTTGCGCTACGAGGCGCCGTCCCAGTATCAGGTGCGCTGCTCGGTGAAAGATGTGGAGCTGCACGGCGTTACGATCCCGGCGATGAAACCGGTGTTCCTGATCAACGCCGCGGCCAACCGCGACCCGTCGGCCTGGACCGATCCCGACGAGTTCGATATCGACCGGGACCGGCATGAAGCGCTCAACTTGAGCTTCGGCTACGGGATCCACAGCTGCCTGGGTGCGGCACTGGCGCGCATGGAGAGCTGCATCGCACTGGAAAAGCTACTGGACTTCATGCCCCGCTACGAGGTGGACTGGGAGAACTGCAACCGCGTACACATGCAGAATGTCGCGGGATGGAAGAACGTACCGGTGAGGGTGCTGCCATGA
- a CDS encoding ferredoxin, with the protein MRIEVDWDLCESNAVCMGIAPDVFLLGDDDMLTVLQPEVTPENEELVREAVRQCPRQAISIV; encoded by the coding sequence ATGAGAATTGAAGTTGACTGGGATCTGTGCGAGAGCAATGCGGTGTGCATGGGCATCGCACCCGATGTGTTCCTGCTCGGTGACGACGACATGCTGACCGTCCTGCAGCCGGAAGTCACCCCGGAGAACGAGGAACTGGTTCGCGAAGCGGTGCGGCAGTGCCCGCGGCAGGCGATCTCGATCGTCTAG
- a CDS encoding ferredoxin yields MRVWVDDGSCRGHGMCLTLCPEVFSLTDDGYAEAITGDVPAEFEAAAREAIECCPEQAIKER; encoded by the coding sequence ATGAGGGTGTGGGTTGACGACGGGAGTTGCCGCGGCCACGGCATGTGTCTGACGCTGTGCCCGGAAGTCTTCAGCCTGACCGACGATGGTTACGCCGAGGCGATAACCGGTGACGTACCAGCGGAATTCGAGGCGGCCGCCCGCGAGGCCATCGAGTGTTGTCCGGAGCAGGCGATCAAGGAACGCTGA